A part of Cryptococcus tetragattii IND107 chromosome 3, whole genome shotgun sequence genomic DNA contains:
- a CDS encoding GTP-binding protein YchF encodes MAPKKKVVEEKKIRLGRPGNNLKVGIVGLPNVGKSSFFNTLSQTDLEARIPVPDERFDWLCSVYKPASKVPAFLTCIDIAGLTAGASTGAGLGNAFLSHVRAVDGIFQVVRAFDDAEVIHVEGDVDPLRDMQIISTELRLKDIEWVEKELDRLKKSSKNLGSVSLADKARKEEMATVEKILHTLVDENKDVRKGNWTSKEVEVINGLTLLTAKPITYLVNLSERDFVRKKNKWLPKIKAWIDENNPGDSLIPFSVALEERLVSLSDEEKAAEGEALGLGAKNPSALGKITTSGYASLDLIRYFTCGPDEVRAWTVRKGIKAPQAAGVIHSDFENKFVCGEIMSYDDLKEYGTEAAVKAAGKLRQQGKPYEIVDGDICYWKSGA; translated from the exons ATGGctcccaagaagaaggtcgttgaggagaagaaaatcaGGCTCGGTCGACCTGGTAACAACTTGAAG GTTGGTATTGTCGGTTTGCCCAACGTCGGCAAgtcctctttcttcaacacTCTTTCCCAAACGGATCTGG AGGCCCGTATTCCTGTCCCTGATGAGCGATTTGACTGGCTTTGCTCTGTTTACAAGCCTGCAAGCAAAGTCCCTGCCTTCCTCACTTGTATTGATATTGCCGGTTTGACTGCTGGTGCCTCTACTGGTGCCGGTCTTGGTAACGCCTTCTTGTCTCACGTTCGAGCTGTCGATGGTATCTTCCAAGTGGTCAGAGCATTTGATGATGCCGAAGTCATTCACGTCGAGGGTGACGTTGATCCTCTTCGAGACATGCAAATCATCAGTACCGAGTTACGGTTGAAGGATATTGAATGGGTAGAGAAGGAATTGGATAGGCTGAAGAAATCCAGCAAGAACTTGGGTAGCGTCAGTCTCGCTGACAAGGccaggaaggaggaaatg GCAACCGTTGAGAAGATCTTGCACACCTTGGTCGACGAAAATAAGGATGTCCGAAAAGGCAATTGGACTAGTAAGGAA GTTGAGGTAATCAACGGCCTTACTCTTCTCACAGCCAAGCCCATCACATACCTTGTGAATCTCTCTGAGCGAGACTTTGTCcgcaagaagaacaagtgGCTCCCCAAGATCAAGGCTTGGATTGACGAGAACAACCCCGGAGACTCCCTTATTCCGTTTTCAGTTGCTCTTGAAGAGCGACTTGTTTCCTTgtctgatgaggaaaaagcTGCTGAGGGTGAAGCATTGGGCTTGGGTGCCAAGAACCCCAGTGCTTTGGGAAAGATCACAACTTCTGGTTACGCCAGTCTTGATTTGATCCGATATTTCACGTGTGGTCCTGACGAGGTCCGAGCATGGACCGTTCGAAAGGGTATTAAGGCTCCTCAAGCCGCGGGTGTCATTCA CTCCGACTTTGAGAACAAATTTGTTTGTGGCGAAATCATGTCTTACGATGACTTAAAGGAGTACGGCACCGAAGCGGCCGTCAAGGCTGCTGGTAAGCTGAGGCAGCAGGGTAAGCCTTACGAGATCGTGGATGGTGACATTTGTTACTGGAAGTCTGGTGCGTAA
- a CDS encoding cytidine deaminase: MSTQPPHLSSEVLDNLFSTAVIYRDRAYAPYSKFRVGAALLGADGQFYGGCNVENASYGAGICAERTAVVKAVSESQRNFLAVAVVSDIPSPSCSPCGICRQFLREFLPLHTPIFYVSGEYPVNSSPSFLADIDGKEAKKYILQTTMGEILPHSFGPDHLLNEDSIERSRAVNE, translated from the exons ATGTCGACACAGCCCCCTCATCTTTCCTCCGAAGTTCTCGATAACCTTTTCAGTACAGCGGTAATCT ACCGTGATAGAGCTTATGCCCCGTACTCCAAGTTCAG AGTCGGCGCGGCTCTTTTGGGTGCTGATGGACAGTTTTACGGTGGTTGTAACGTTGAAAATGCATCATATG GCGCTGGTATCTGTGCTGAGCGCACTGCCGTTGTGAAAGCAGTC AGTGAAAGTCAACGAAATTTTCTTGCAGTCGCTGTGGTGTC CGATATCCCCTCCCCATCCTGTTCACCCTGCGGCATCTGTCGTCAGTTCCTGCGAGAATTTCTTCCACTCCATACTCCCATCTTCTACGTATCTGGAGAGTACCCGGTCAactcatctccatcattcCTGGCCGATATAGACGGAAAGGAAGCAAAGAAATACATCCTGCAAACAACAATGGGCGAGATCTTGCCCCATTCATTTGGGCCTGATCATTTGCTAAATGAGGACTCGATTGAACGATCAAGGGCCGTGAATGAATGA
- a CDS encoding signal peptidase I, with protein MSFRTAFGRLRPPPLLPTTIRTIQILAALHLVSTTLAELRICTGFSMLPTLSQHGDCVLVSPLPYWSPFSEKHKSVGPKRGDVVVATSPMHPGQTVCKRVLGVEGDLVEIEPRRGGQRKWIDAGGNGYMVDIPDAQAEMDNVLLPRRSGEGQWVKVPKGHVWLVGDNLSNSTDSRKYGPVPIAMVKGKVLARVYPNPTWITNVVREIQAEA; from the exons ATGTCTTTCCGCACAGCCTTTGGCCGCCTGAGACCGCCCCCGCTCCTCCCAACAACCATCCGCACAATCCAGATACTCGCCGCTCTCCACCTTGTTTCCACCACTCTTGCAGAACTCCGCATCTGCACAGGCTTCTCTATGCTCCCTACTCTCTCGCAGCATGGTGATTGTGTCCTTGTATCACCACTTCCTTACTGGTCACCTTTTTCTGAGAAGCACAAGTCTGTCGGGCcaaaaagaggagatgtTGTCGTCGCTACTTCCCCGATGCACCCTGGTCAAACTGTCTGCAAACGCGTCCTGGGTGTCGAGGGCGATTTGGTAGAGATTGAgccaagaagaggtgggCAAAGAAAATGGATTGACGCTGGGGGAAATGGGTACATGGTGGATATACCAGATGCTCAAGCAGAAATGGACAATGTTTTATTACCCAGACGAAGTGGCGAGGGGCAATGGGTCAAAGTACCCAAAGGCCATGTTTGGCTGGTTGGCGATAACCTTAGCAACTCTACCGACTCCAGAAAGTACGGGCCGGTACCTATAGCCATGGTCAAGGGTAAAGTACTCGCCCGA GTCTACCCCAATCCTACTTGGATTACCAATGTTGTTCGAGAAATCCAAGCTGAGGCTTGA
- a CDS encoding pantothenate kinase: protein MPAQSSMPDISIPQARRIVVDTTGAQIVQEESPATRDSRGIYLPHYTEPVSHIAIDIGGSLAKVVYFTRSNLPISATPTSSGTSSPFLPPAQSVSQPTPIVAEGSSIPSYFPRDSPALNPHSHAPFDPSPAPAEQRRPTVNGALTPATLSEDNATISLPAKSNHKSRNSVHNPLPPPLPGGLLNFARFETDNIDELIVFLQDLISSSATANRVSLEKMKRNVKVMATGGGAHKYYDRLADELGVEVHREEEMECLIRGLGFVTRVPEEVFYFSEELVYKVSHAGSTPGQALTIPASELPRPSPMPPAYQVTFAPTPSDDDPVPHFPCLVVNIGSGVSIVKVDKDGSFERVSGTSLGGGTLWGLLSLLTDAETFDEMLLLSEKGDNSAVDMLVGDIYGSDYNKIGLKSSTIASSFGKVFKKGSNAERRKRFKQEDIARSLLYAISNNIGHVAYMNAAKYGLDKVFFGGCFIRGHAATISTLSYAIRFWSKGTMTACFLRHEGFLGAIGAWIKNVGEVDENGSPLQKHSD, encoded by the exons ATGCCTGCACAATCATCTATGCCGGATATTTCAATTCCTCAGGCCAGGAGAATAGTGGTAGATACCACTGGGGCTCAAATAGTTCAGGAGGAGTCTCCTGCA ACTCGTGATTCCCGCGGTATTTATTTACCCCATTATACTGAACCAGTTTCGCACATCGCCATAGAC ATCGGAGGATCGCTGGCAAAGGTTGTTTACTTTACCCGTTCAAATCTTCCCATATCCGCAACACCCACCTCATCCGgaacatcatctcctttccttcctcctgcccAGTCCGTGAGCCAGCCAACCCCGATTGTCGCCGAGGGATCTTCCATACCCTCTTATTTCCCCCGAGATTCACCAGCTCTCAACCCTCACTCACATGCACCTTTTGACCcttcaccagcaccagcagAACAACGTCGCCCGACAGTGAATGGTGCCCTCACCCCAGCCACCCTGTCAGAAGACAATGCTACAATATCCTTACCGGCAAAGAGCAATCACAAATCACGTAACTCCGTTCATAATCCTTTACCGCCTCCTTTACCTGGTGGTCTTTTGAACTTTGCCCGTTTCGAAACCGATAATATCGACGAACTTATTGTTTTTCTTCAGGACTTGATATCTTCATCAGCAACTGCCAACAGAGTCtcgttggagaagatgaagcgtAATGTCAAAGTCATGGCAACTGGTGGTGGAGCGCACAAATATTACGACAGATTGGCTGATGAGTTAGGGGTGGAAGTGCAtcgcgaggaagagatggaatgcCTAATCAGAGGCCTGGGTTTCGTGACTCGAGTACCCGAAGAGGTTTTTTACTTCTCAGAGGAACTGGTCTACAAGGTTTCACACGCAGGTTCCACTCCTGGACAGGCGCTCACTATTCCAGCGTCCGAACTACCCAGACCTTCACCAATGCCGCCGGCATATCAGGTTACCTTTGCCCCAACACCATCAGACGACGATCCTGTGCCCCATTTTCCATGCCTGGTGGTGAATATTGGCAGCGGTGTCAGCATTGTAAAAGTAGATAAGGATGGTAGTTTTGAGCGTGTGAGCGGAACATCTCTTGGGGGAGGAACACTGTGGGGATTATTGAGTCTCTTGACTGATGCCGAAACATTTGATG AGATGCTGCTGCTATCGGAAAAAGGAGACAATTCTGCTGTCGATATGCTTGTTGGTGACATCTATGGCTCCGACTACAACAAGATAGGTCTTAAGTCATCAACTATTGCATCATCCTTTGGAAAGGTGTTCAAGAAGGGATCAAACgcggagaggaggaagagattcaAGCAAGAAGATATCGCAAGGAGTCTCCTTTATGCGATCAGTAATAACATTGGGCATGTCGC ATACATGAACGCGGCCAAATATGGTCTAGATAAGGTTTTTTTCGGAGGTTGCTTTATTCGAG GACATGCTGCTACCATTTCTACTCTCTCTTATGCTATTCGCTTCTGGAGTAAAGGTACTATGACGGCGTGTTTTCTCAGACATGAGGGATTTTT GGGAGCGATTGGGGCTTGGATCAAGAATGTGGGAGAGGTAGACGAGAATGGAAGCCCTTTGCAAAAGCATTCAGATTAG
- a CDS encoding DNA replication complex GINS protein PSF2: MALPKTLHPALTPDELTFLAENDHINIVPLFSMTRVRLISGIYGPFRPPSASRVPLWLGLSLKKKRKCRVVPPEWLSVERLQSFLKDEKENSEGFERLPRRFMEISKILLDIASDDLSQPTLLRSLLKDIREVRQAKIRMGLQSEDVLQNDYLQVTNLTPLELCELKPFLVRAMGLMQTLRPPEEEEEEE; the protein is encoded by the exons ATGGCTCTCCCCAAAACGCTCCACCCTGCACTTACGCCGGACGAGctcaccttcctcgccgAAAATGACCATATTAATATAGTCCCGCTCTTCTCCATGACACGAGTCAGGCTCATCAGC GGTATATATGGGCCATTCAGACCACCTTCGGCTTCTAGAGTCCCGCTGTGGCTAGGGCTATccctcaagaagaagagaaaatgCAGAGTAGTGCCGCCTGAATGGCTCTCTGTCG AGAGATTGCAATCCTTTCTCAAagacgaaaaagaaaactCTGAAGGATTCGAGAGATTACCACGGCGGTTCATGGAGATTAGCAAAATCTTGTTGGACAT CGCATCGGACGATTTATCTCAACCTACTCTTCTCCGATCATTACTAAAAGACATCCGAGAAGTCAGACAAGCAAAAATTAGAATGGGCTTGCAGAGTGAAGATGTCTTGCAAAACGACTATCTCCAG GTAACGAATCTCACTCCGCTGGAACTGTGTGAACTCAAACCATTCCTGGTAAGGGCAATGGGTCTAATGCAAACTCTCAGACCtccagaggaggaagaggaggaggaataA
- a CDS encoding GPI mannosyltransferase 2, translating into MVKLSPLALIFIAACFSRILHLTVLSGLSKALPLFDTSPSLLLPSPPPSLRWDAIHFSSIAYNGYEYEQQVAFQPGWLAVMRLAGEGVRFIRAASVVELKDVILGSTIMANFAFVAATLVLYKLTKHIFNPTFALLTSLLYLLPPTATPSAPYTEPIYSLLTFSGIYLLSIKRQMVLAGLCFAGATTVRSTGIFNLITLTCFAVFGDAHMLDLSDKDYAKRMTRKTWKHYLPALLVVAPFIMFQYYCETVFCTRESKLANSARPWCSNSPPVSYGFVQKLYWNVGPFEYWTLAQLPNIALAMPILSFSLVGFVKYFSHLVSSSQVLNHGTGEKPPPPILFELYSVHLLTMALLLFTSHTQIALRVCLGDPVVWWNAVKLGFDNVEMDEGRKRHVKMNKFGRYWVGWTVVWGAIAAVLWAGHYPPA; encoded by the exons ATGGTCAAGCTCTCACCTCTCGCTCTGATCTTCATCGCTGCCTGCTTTTCACGCATACTTCATCTCACAGTTCTCTCTGGCCTCAGCAAAGCTCTACCTTTGTTCGACACATCGCCATCTCTTTTGCTCCCTTCCCCACCACCCTCCCTACGATGGGATGCTATTCACTTTTCCTCTATAGCTTACAATGGCTACGAATATGAGCAACAAGTCGCTTTTCAGCCTGGATGGCTTGCGGTGATGCGATTGGCAGGCGAAGGTGTGAGGTTTATAAGGGCAGCATCAGTTGTAGAGCTGAAGGACGTGATATTGGGAAGCACAATCATGGCAAACTTTGCATTTGTGGCTGCAACTTTGGTGCTTTACAA ACTGACTAAGCATATCTTCAACCCAACGTTCGCACTTCTTACATCCCTACTGTATCTCCTACCACCCACAGCTACCCCTTCAGCACCTTATACAGAACCTATATACTCTCTTCTGACGTTCTCAGGCATCTATCTGCTGTCTATCAAGCGGCAAATGGTACTTGCTGGTCTTTGTTTCGCGGGGGCAACTACTGTCAGGTCCACAGGCATTTTTAACTTAATCACACTCACGTGTTTCGCTGTTTTCGGTGATGCACACATGCTTGATCTCAGTGATAAGGATTACGCCAAG AGAATGACTCGTAAAACATGGAAGCATTATCTGCCAGCACTACTCGTTGTCGCGCCATTCATCATGTTCCAATATTATTGTGAGACTGTATTCTGTACGCGGGAATCGAAGCTCGCAAACTCTGCTCGCCCGTGGTGCAGTAACAGCCCACCAGTGTCTTATGGTTTCGTTCAGAAACTGTACTG GAATGTTGGACCATTTGAATATTGGACACTGGCCCAGCTCCCAAACATTGCACTGGCAATGCCtatcctttctttctccctgGTCGGCTTTGTCAAGTACTTCTCTCACTTggtatcttcctctcaagTTCTTAATCATGGCACTGGCGAAAAGCCACCTCCACCTATACTATTCGAGCTCTATTctgttcatcttctcaccATGGCACTACTGCTATTCACCAGCCATACCCAGATTGCCCTAAGGGTCTGCCTAGGCGATCCCGTGGTTTGGTGGAATGCAGTCAAATTAGGATTTGACAATGTTGAAATGGACGAGGGCCGCAAGAGGCACGTCAAGATGAATAAATTTGGAAGATATTGGGTAGGCTGGACGGTGGTTTGGGGTGCAATAGCTGCCGTATTATGGGCAGGACACTACCCACCTGCATAG